One stretch of Synechococcales cyanobacterium T60_A2020_003 DNA includes these proteins:
- a CDS encoding photosystem II protein D2: AWMAPQDQPHEKFVFPEEVLPRGNAL, from the coding sequence GGGCATGGATGGCTCCCCAAGACCAGCCCCACGAGAAGTTTGTATTCCCTGAGGAGGTTCTACCCCGTGGTAACGCTCTCTAA